The following are encoded together in the Lathyrus oleraceus cultivar Zhongwan6 chromosome 3, CAAS_Psat_ZW6_1.0, whole genome shotgun sequence genome:
- the LOC127126681 gene encoding pentatricopeptide repeat-containing protein At5g15010, mitochondrial, which translates to MIRVRSNLSVFSVVLLRVRQNPVTVNHCDMVQKPLVNGSFNDFDYLTNDTFLATPKFGFLVRFFSTESSTKSLGMSTNAPALGLDETLSDEDDDDNDDDKDDCDKNSSQLHLMDDDFVQDVKTIMDIIDEPGSGPHEIKQKLEHCSVKASSELVVEVLSRIRNDWEAAFTFFLWAGKQPEYTHSVREYHSMISILGKMRRFDTAWALIEEMRGKRTGQSLVTPQTLLIMIRKYCAVHDVGRAINTFYAFKRFNIQVGLYEFQGLLSALCRYKNVQDAEHLLFCNKNVFPPDTKSFNIILNGWCNLIVSARNAERIWEEMSKRGVKHDVVSYASIISCYSKSSKLYRVLQLFEQMKKRNITPDRKVYNAVIFSLAKNRLVKEAINLIGTMEDSNVTPDAITYNSLIKPLCKNRKMDEAKEIFDEMLKRRISPSIRTFHAFFRILRVKEEVFELLDKMKEHGCNRTIETYIMLIRKFCRWRQLDEVNKIWNAMREDGIGHDRSSYIVLIHGLFLNCKVEEAYKYYIEMQEKGFLPEPKTENMLQAWLSGKQVTEGQVTDLEHNQLECGNLKNNVKPIPSKFDKEKAFLREPETRSVTREGGFSFWEK; encoded by the coding sequence ATGATCAGAGTCAGATCTAACCTATCTGTTTTCTCTGTTGTGCTGTTACGGGTAAGGCAAAACCCAGTCACTGTTAATCACTGTGATATGGTTCAAAAGCCTCTTGTGAATGGTTCTTTCAATGATTTTGACTATCTAACCAATGACACTTTTTTAGCTACACCAAAATTTGGTTTCTTAGTTAGGTTCTTTTCTACTGAATCCTCAACCAAAAGCCTTGGAATGTCCACTAATGCTCCTGCATTGGGATTGGATGAGACCTTGAGTGATGAAGACGATGATGATAATGACGACGACAAGGATGATTGTGATAAGAATAGTTCTCAGTTACATTTAATGGATGATGATTTTGTCCAAGATGTTAAGACCATTATGGATATAATTGACGAACCGGGTTCTGGACCACATGAAATTAAGCAGAAGCTTGAGCATTGCAGTGTTAAGGCATCATCAGAGTTGGTTGTGGAGGTTCTTTCCAGAATTCGCAATGATTGGGAAGCCGCTTTCACTTTTTTCTTGTGGGCAGGGAAGCAACCAGAGTATACTCATTCGGTTCGCGAATACCATTCAATGATATCTATCCTGGGTAAAATGAGGAGGTTTGATACTGCTTGGGCATTAATCGAAGAAATGAGAGGAAAGAGAACTGGTCAATCTCTTGTTACTCCACAGACTCTCTTGATTATGATAAGGAAATACTGTGCTGTTCATGATGTTGGTAGGGCTATAAACACTTTCTATGCTTTTAAACGGTTTAACATTCAAGTTGGATTGTATGAATTTCAAGGCCTTCTTTCTGCGCTTTGCCGATACAAGAATGTGCAAGACGCTGAACACTTATTGTTCTGCAACAAAAATGTTTTCCCACCTGACACCAAAAGCTTTAACATCATTCTTAATGGATGGTGCAATTTGATCGTCAGCGCGCGCAATGCAGAAAGGATTTGGGAGGAAATGAGTAAGAGAGGAGTTAAACATGACGTTGTCTCCTATGCGAGTATCATATCTTGCTATTCAAAATCTTCTAAACTTTATAGGGTGCTCCAGCTGTTTGAACAAATGAAGAAAAGGAATATCACTCCTGATAGAAAGGTTTATAACGCGGTCATTTTTTCTCTTGCGAAGAATAGGCTTGTGAAAGAAGCTATAAATCTTATTGGAACAATGGAAGACAGCAATGTCACTCCAGATGCCATTACTTACAACTCCCTGATCAAGCCACTCTGCAAAAACCGCAAAATGGATGAAGCAAAAGAAATTTTCGATGAGATGTTGAAGCGACGCATATCCCCGTCTATTCGGACTTTTCATGCTTTCTTCCGAATATTAAGAGTCAAAGAAGAAGTATTTGAGCTTTTGGACAAAATGAAAGAGCATGGGTGCAACCGAACTATTGAGACTTATATAATGTTGATAAGGAAGTTTTGCCGGTGGCGCCAACTTGATGAAGTCAATAAGATATGGAATGCAATGAGGGAAGATGGAATCGGCCATGATCGTAGCTCGTATATTGTACTGATTCATGGCCTGTTTCTGAATTGTAAGGTAGAGGAAGCATACAAATACTATATAGAAATGCAAGAGAAAGGTTTCCTTCCTGAACCAAAGACAGAAAATATGCTTCAGGCATGGCTTTCTGGGAAACAAGTAACAGAGGGCCAGGTTACAGATTTAGAACACAATCAATTGGAATGTGGTAATCTTAAAAATAATGTAAAACCTATACCAAGTAAATTTGATAAAGAAAAAGCTTTTCTTCGGGAACCTGAGACCAGAAGCGTAACAAGAGAAGGAGGTTTTTCTTTCTGGGAGAAGTAA